Proteins found in one Aspergillus puulaauensis MK2 DNA, chromosome 8, nearly complete sequence genomic segment:
- a CDS encoding DUF3425 domain-containing protein (COG:S;~EggNog:ENOG410PIKQ;~InterPro:IPR021833;~PFAM:PF11905): MTNSGPNPPQTRRNRKVSALTAQQAQHKRDLDRRAQRALRQRVKSRLQDLEDDLARAKTDCSVREQKLMDEVYLLREENRKLRSYLDSIGQFAHNGAAETDIKNDTGVDDTASPDPDRATTETEGEPILENDDQRGVAYDEPQREQALAEDTDRVLMQSMGDIDSNEYTRAQSGQGMTTSAYTASANMSMGRPGLPSPETESSLSRHQMRQFAESRGERMQQVSQGLPQPILASPHSISRPIWPSLPNPTIYQPPLATGIAAVLPKHTSATCPLDQILLDFIDSRRSMVAKGYDVDSVLGPIQPYLQAILHPGPPTPEVHAASRVLGEVLTTFPYVAIPQKLAFMFVMYRTMRWQISPTDANYEQMPRWLRPTAMQITVPHASWIDNIPWPRVRDLLIEHPDKYPFAAFSELYSQNITVNWPYEDMDTVSTHTENIQFNNIFEKHVRKLSNWTVSEPFKDYLPEMIPAIYEKD, translated from the exons ATGACAAACTCCGGACCCAATCCCCCCCAAACACGAAGGAATCGAAAAGTCTCGGCCTTGACCGCTCAACAGGCCCAGCACAAGCGCGATCTCGATCGCAGGGCACAGCGCGCCTTACGTCAACGCGTCAAATCTCGTCTTCAAGACCTCGAAGATGATTTGGCACGTGCAAAGACCGATTGTTCCGTTCGCGAACAGAAATTGATGGATGAGGTCTACCTGCTGCGCGAGGAGAATCGAAAATTAAGATCCTATCTAGACAGCATCGGCCAGTTCGCACACAACGGGGCCGCCGAGACAGATATCAAAAATGACACAGGGGTCGATGATACTGCAAGTCCGGACCCGGATCGGGCCACAACAGAGACTGAGGGAGAGCCTATACTGG AAAATGATGATCAGCGCGGAGTGGCCTACGACGAGCCTCAACGAGAGCAAGCCTTGGCGGAGGACACGGACCGTGTTCTGATGCAGTCAATGGGAGACATCGATAGCAATGAGTATACGCGTGCTCAGTCGGGCCAAGGTATGACGACAAGTGCTTACACAGCCTCCGCAAACATGTCCATGGGCCGCCCTGGCCTTCCGAGCCCCGAAACCGAATCATCGTTGAGCCGACACCAAATGAGACAATTCGCGGAATCTCGTG GCGAACGCATGCAACAGGTATCCCAGGGTCTGCCACAACCAATCCTGGCCTCACCTCACAGCATTTCAAGGCCAATCTGGCCATCGCTACCAAACCCGACGATATACCAACCACCACTCGCCACGGGGATTGCAGCTGTATTGCCAAAGCATACATCTGCGACGTGTCCATTGGACCAGATACTCCTCGATTTCATCGACTCCCGGCGGTCCATGGTGGCCAAGGGATACGATGTGGACTCCGTCCTAGGACCGATTCAGCCATATTTACAAGCAATTCTACATCCTGGGCCCCCAACTCCGGAGGTTCACGCGGCGAGTCGGGTGTTGGGTGAAGTTCTTACGACCTTCCCTTACGTCGCGATTCCCCAAAAACTGGCGTTCATGTTTGTAATGTATCGGACAATGCGA TGGCAAATATCACCGACAGATGCCAACTACGAACAGATGCCTCGCTGGCTCCGACCGACTGCTATGCAGATCACCGTGCCACACGCTTCGTGGATTGATAATATTCCCTG GCCTCGTGTGCGTGACCTGCTCATTGAACATCCCGACAAGTATCCATTCGCTGCCTTCTCCGAGCTTTACTCGCAGAATATCACCGTCAACTGGCCGTACGAGGACATGGATACAGTCTCCACCCACACGGAGAACATAcaatttaataatatttttgaAAAACACGTCCGCAAGCTATCCAACTGGACAGTTTCGGAACCCTTTAAAGACTACTTGCCGGAGATGATACCGGCGATCTATGAGAAAGATTGA
- a CDS encoding uncharacterized protein (COG:C;~EggNog:ENOG410PJ3Y;~InterPro:IPR015590,IPR029510,IPR016161,IPR016162, IPR016163;~PFAM:PF00171;~go_function: GO:0016491 - oxidoreductase activity [Evidence IEA];~go_function: GO:0016620 - oxidoreductase activity, acting on the aldehyde or oxo group of donors, NAD or NADP as acceptor [Evidence IEA];~go_process: GO:0055114 - oxidation-reduction process [Evidence IEA]): MTFPERQKILLRFADLLEANQEYLAHLTRLTLGAPYLPFGKSEIGTAIGSFRYYAGWIDKFAGQSFPADDGFYKIVRNEPLGVVAGIIPWNGPLASVGLKAAPALAAGNVFILKPSEKTPLMAAALGKLVLEAGFPPGVFQVLLGDGSTGALLASHMEVAKVSFTGSVATGKAVQVLAAKSNLKRCTLELGGKSPAVVFDDADLPNAVQWCVNGLTSNSGQICFAASRVYVQEGIYDKFIAAYQEAFEAKRAVIGDPDAPGSELGPVVDKAQYDRIMGIIDNAQQEDQGTLLVGGKPLFSKGYYIEPAIFTDTKPNASIYKEEIFGPVVVINKFRTEEEVLARSNASKYGLMAGVFTQDINRALRMGSGFDSGVVGINCISTIHFSCPFGGTKESGLGRELGVNALMAYTEPKTVLINMNY; this comes from the exons ATGACTTTCCCTGAGCGCCAGAAGATCCTGCTGCGCTTTGCCGACCTTCTCGAGGCAAACCAAGAGTACCTCGCGCATCTGACGCGACTTACACTTGGAGCCCCCTATTTGCCATTCGGCAAGTCCGAGATTGGAACCGCAATCGGGTCGTTTCGCT ATTATGCAGGATGGATCGACAAATTTGCAGGCCAGTCCTTCCCTGCCGACGATGGATTTTACAAGATTGTACGGAATGAGCCTCTGGGAGTCGTGGCTGG AATCATCCCATGGAATGGTCCATTAGCTTCAGTCGGTCTCAAAGCAGCCCCTGCTCTAGCTGCGGGCaacgtcttcatcctcaaacCCAGCGAGAAAACCCCGTTGATGGCGGCGGCACTGGGCAAGCTCGTTCTCGAGGCAGGGTTTCCTCCGGGCGTCTTCCAAGTGCTTCTCGGGGATGGGAGCACCGGAGCACTTCTGGCTAGCCACATGGAAGTGGCCAAAGTTAGCTTTACCGGCAGTGTGGCTACCGGAAAGGCAGTGCAAGTTTTAGCTGCCAAAAGCAACCTCAAACGATGCACTCTGGAGCTCGGCGGCAAAAGTCCCGCAGTTGTGTTTGACGATGCAGATTTACCGAATGCAGTGCAGTG GTGCGTGAATGGTTTGACGAGCAACTCGGGACAGATTTGTTTTGCGGCCTCGCGAGTCTACGTCCAGGAAGGTATCTACGACAAGTTCATAGCTGCGTATCAAGAAGCTTTCGAGGCTAAGCGCGCCGTTATTGGAGATCCTGATGCCCCTGGATCGGAACTGGGACCTGTGGTTGACAAAGCGCAGTATGATCGCATCATGGGGATTATCGATAATGCCCAACAGGAGGATCAAGGCACGTTGTTGGTCGGGGGAAAGCCACTCTTTTCAAAG GGCTACTATATTGAACCGGCAATCTTTACCGACACAAAGCCGAATGCGTCCATTTACAAAGAAGAGATTTTCGGCCCCGTCGTTGTGATCAACAAATTCAGgactgaagaggaagtccTCGCCCGGTCTAACGCGAGTAAATACGGACTGATGGCGGGCGTCTTTACACAGGATATCAACCGCGCCTTGCGAATGGGCTCAGGATTTGACTCGGGAGTAGTTGGCATCAATTGCATCAGCACCATCCATTTCTCGTGTCCGTTTGGAGGGACAAAGGAGAGTGGGCTGGGACGGGAGCTTGGGGTGAATGCGCTAATGGCGTATACGGAGCCCAAAACAGTGTTGATTAATATGAACTACTAG